In the Clostridium sporogenes genome, one interval contains:
- a CDS encoding spore germination protein, protein MNIDCYDIIKKRLKNKFDTVFREIACKQGTIHLIFISNLCDSSFISEYIIYPLIKDDDYAYNIKNMKETMLAANSVEEVKDVEEAILGILSGNVIIIPDFIEGIISVEAKGFSKRSVGSPVTEAVIKGPREGFTESIMDNLSLIRRRIKNENFEVEKFTLGKESNTLVAMCYLKNKAPEALTDYIRNKLSKAKFEFVIESNYIEELLTQKNTLFDTIASSEKTDIVCSKIFEGKVGIIVDGTPFVLTAPHFFIENINMADDYYQKKIFTNISRILRWIALGISLFLPGLYLALSTHHFSLIPYMFIFRLAKARAGVPFPTIIEVLLMMFFFQLSREAGLRLPQPIGQSMSIVGALILGDATVSASLTSQSTMVIVGITTISTFLIPKFYNGISVWSVLISIGSSIAGLPGFYMMVMVFLAHISSLQSCGYPYLYPLGTFEKYNYGDVVFRDDLENLSSDILVGDQKSNNK, encoded by the coding sequence ATGAACATTGATTGTTATGATATTATAAAAAAACGATTAAAAAATAAATTTGATACAGTATTTAGAGAGATTGCTTGCAAGCAAGGAACTATTCATTTAATATTTATCAGTAATTTATGTGATTCAAGTTTTATAAGTGAATATATTATCTATCCTCTTATTAAAGATGATGATTATGCCTATAATATAAAAAATATGAAAGAAACTATGCTAGCTGCAAATTCTGTAGAGGAAGTAAAAGATGTAGAAGAAGCTATACTAGGTATATTATCTGGAAATGTAATCATAATCCCAGATTTTATTGAAGGGATTATTTCTGTAGAAGCAAAAGGCTTTTCTAAAAGATCTGTTGGTTCTCCTGTTACAGAGGCGGTAATAAAAGGTCCTAGAGAAGGATTTACAGAATCTATAATGGATAATTTATCTTTAATACGTAGGAGAATTAAAAATGAAAACTTTGAGGTAGAGAAATTTACTTTAGGAAAAGAATCTAATACTTTAGTGGCTATGTGTTATCTAAAAAACAAAGCACCTGAAGCTTTAACGGATTATATAAGAAATAAACTAAGTAAAGCTAAATTTGAATTCGTTATTGAAAGCAACTATATAGAAGAACTCCTTACCCAAAAAAATACCCTTTTTGATACTATAGCTAGTAGTGAAAAAACTGATATAGTATGCTCTAAAATTTTTGAGGGAAAAGTTGGAATAATAGTAGATGGCACTCCCTTTGTGTTAACTGCTCCTCATTTTTTTATTGAAAATATTAATATGGCAGATGATTATTATCAAAAAAAAATTTTTACCAATATAAGTAGAATATTGAGGTGGATTGCTCTAGGTATTTCTCTTTTTTTACCTGGACTCTATTTAGCTTTATCTACTCATCATTTTTCTTTAATTCCTTATATGTTTATATTTAGATTAGCTAAGGCTAGGGCTGGAGTTCCTTTTCCAACTATAATTGAAGTTCTTCTTATGATGTTCTTTTTTCAACTGTCAAGGGAAGCTGGTCTTAGACTTCCTCAACCTATAGGACAAAGTATGAGTATTGTTGGAGCTTTAATACTGGGAGATGCTACCGTAAGTGCTAGTTTAACCTCTCAATCCACTATGGTTATAGTTGGAATAACTACTATATCTACTTTTTTGATACCCAAATTTTATAATGGTATTTCTGTATGGTCTGTTTTAATATCTATTGGATCATCTATAGCAGGACTTCCTGGCTTTTATATGATGGTTATGGTATTTTTAGCTCATATAAGTTCTTTGCAAAGCTGTGGATATCCTTACCTATATCCTTTAGGTACTTTTGAAAAATATAATTATGGTGACGTAGTTTTTAGGGATGATTTAGAAAATCTATCCTCTGATATACTAGTTGGTGATCAAAAATCTAATAATAAATAA
- a CDS encoding endospore germination permease: MFKLNSKHVAYIILGTTIVSLKTYPETFIINGKNSSWVATIIASLIIFLYYLYIINISKKIGKHSLWEVYEYALGKHLGKLFELTFCLGLFFSLLESCSVDANAMNTNLLQNTPPWFFVVTFILSATYVLLKGERAIILMALIGITLICIAGINLGVLTAKYKNYKYLLPIFPNGVHKGFFICMIEVLGLYGCVAIAYPYFQGIRDKKSALKGATIGLIIVIQMIIVSVTGVIATFGINRAVTLAYPKLMQTQLVSYSGFLESGEFFVMLQMLAGWFVKYTLTFQALLYLLKHFRIENKKQRVTIFVLNIIVMIICLFMAKNTYKLLYILKFYPYIYLVSFIIIPFIIFTIALIKNKIKGSPCKSKRD; this comes from the coding sequence ATTTTTAAGCTAAATTCAAAACATGTAGCCTACATAATATTAGGAACAACTATAGTTTCATTAAAAACTTATCCAGAAACATTTATTATAAATGGTAAAAATAGTAGTTGGGTAGCTACTATAATAGCTTCATTAATTATATTTTTATATTATTTATATATAATCAATATAAGTAAAAAAATCGGCAAACATAGTTTATGGGAAGTATACGAATATGCTTTAGGAAAACATTTAGGAAAACTGTTTGAACTTACATTTTGCTTGGGATTATTTTTTTCACTTTTAGAATCTTGTAGTGTAGATGCTAATGCTATGAATACTAATTTACTACAAAATACTCCACCTTGGTTTTTTGTTGTAACTTTCATATTAAGTGCTACGTATGTGTTACTAAAGGGAGAAAGAGCTATAATTTTGATGGCTTTAATTGGAATTACTCTTATATGTATAGCAGGCATAAATTTAGGAGTACTTACTGCTAAATATAAAAATTATAAATATTTACTTCCTATATTCCCCAATGGTGTGCATAAAGGATTTTTTATCTGTATGATTGAAGTTTTGGGACTATATGGATGTGTAGCTATAGCATATCCATATTTTCAAGGTATTAGAGATAAAAAATCTGCTTTAAAAGGTGCGACTATAGGATTAATTATAGTTATACAAATGATAATAGTATCTGTAACAGGAGTAATAGCTACTTTTGGAATTAATAGAGCTGTAACTTTAGCTTATCCTAAGCTTATGCAAACTCAATTAGTAAGTTATTCAGGATTTTTAGAAAGTGGAGAATTTTTTGTTATGCTTCAAATGTTAGCTGGATGGTTTGTAAAATATACATTAACTTTTCAGGCTTTGTTATATTTGCTAAAACATTTTAGAATAGAAAATAAGAAACAAAGAGTAACCATATTTGTATTAAATATTATAGTAATGATTATATGTCTTTTTATGGCGAAAAATACATATAAATTATTATATATATTAAAATTCTATCCATATATATATTTAGTTTCTTTTATAATAATTCCATTTATAATTTTTACTATAGCTTTAATAAAAAATAAAATAAAAGGAAGTCCGTGTAAGTCTAAAAGGGATTAA
- a CDS encoding HNH endonuclease produces MPRCEVCGREGAEIHHIIHKCEGGMDLEINYKYLCEIHHRGRHSPHKDHNIDINYKLELQSNLEKLFLKEYYSLGNVQAILNINRNKAKRIVQGLKIYKEGYKSEDIIYNLMGQKHYSEYNLFESEEFIALGVI; encoded by the coding sequence TTGCCAAGATGTGAAGTATGTGGCAGAGAAGGTGCTGAAATACATCATATAATTCATAAATGTGAAGGCGGAATGGATTTAGAGATAAATTATAAATATTTGTGTGAAATACATCATAGAGGCAGGCATAGTCCTCATAAAGATCATAATATAGATATAAATTATAAATTAGAATTACAAAGTAATTTAGAAAAGTTGTTTCTAAAAGAGTATTATTCCTTAGGAAATGTTCAAGCTATATTAAACATCAATAGAAACAAAGCTAAAAGAATAGTACAAGGCTTAAAAATATATAAAGAAGGATATAAATCTGAAGATATAATATATAACCTTATGGGGCAAAAACATTATAGTGAATACAATTTATTTGAGTCAGAAGAGTTTATAGCTTTAGGTGTAATATAA
- the mgtA gene encoding magnesium-translocating P-type ATPase codes for MMRRRVINVEDMSKQYINNLVDFSKMDLKKVYRKLNTDTEGLTIDQVEKRREKWGSNQVEHEKPMSWYIQLIKAFIDPFILVLLILAGVSLITDVLLTAPEDRSFVTIIVVFIMVTISGFLKFFQEFKSNRASEKLKALIKTTAAVCRKESGINEIDMIEIVPGDIVYLSAGDMIPADVRIINSKDLFVSQSSLTGESEPVEKYSVLKNKNENLNISELDNICLLGTNIISGSATGVVIATGNETYFGNMTSTLTETKSLTSFERGINSVSMLLIKFMFIMVPIVFLVNGITKGNWLQALLFSISIAVGLTPEMLPMIVTTNLAKGAVIMAKHKTVVKKIDAIQNFGAMDVLCTDKTGTLTLDKIVVEKYLNVHGEEDNRVLRHAYLNSFYQTGLRNLMDVAILNHGEENGFKELERNYLKVDEIPFDFTRRRMSVVLKNNEGKRQLITKGAVEEMLSICTLAEYKGNVVELNEDIKNEVIDMVKKLNSEGMRVIAVAQKNNIPDENNFNIKDESNMVLMGYIGFLDPPKDSAKEAIKALKENGVDVKILTGDNDAVTLKICKEVGLKANKILLGNEIEEMTDEDLINIIENINVFAKLSPLQKSRIIKLLQNNEHTVGFMGDGINDAAALRQADVGISVDTAVDIAKESADIILLEKNLMVLEQGVIEGRKVFGNIIKYIKMTASSNFGNVFSVLVASAFLPFLPMLPIQLLIQNLFYDLSQVAIPWDTMDDEYLSKPRKWSADDIGKFMIFIGPISSIFDVLTYLVMWFIFKANTPAMQSLFQSGWFIEGLLSQTLIVHMIRTKKIPFIQSRATTPVLLLTGIIMAAGVLIPFTPFGESVGLQPLPFMYFPWLVGILLSYCVLTQFIKNLYIKKFNSWL; via the coding sequence ATTATGAGAAGAAGAGTAATCAATGTTGAAGACATGTCAAAACAATATATAAATAATCTTGTAGATTTTAGCAAAATGGATTTAAAAAAAGTTTATAGAAAATTAAATACTGATACTGAAGGTTTAACAATAGATCAGGTAGAAAAAAGAAGAGAAAAATGGGGATCAAATCAAGTAGAACATGAGAAGCCAATGTCATGGTATATTCAGTTAATAAAAGCTTTCATCGATCCTTTTATATTAGTTTTATTAATCCTTGCAGGAGTATCTTTGATAACAGACGTCCTATTAACAGCACCAGAAGATAGAAGCTTTGTTACTATAATTGTTGTTTTCATAATGGTAACAATAAGTGGATTTTTGAAATTTTTTCAAGAATTTAAATCAAATAGAGCTTCTGAAAAGTTAAAAGCACTAATAAAAACAACCGCTGCTGTATGTAGAAAAGAATCAGGAATTAATGAGATAGATATGATTGAAATTGTACCAGGAGATATAGTATATCTTTCTGCTGGTGATATGATACCTGCTGATGTAAGAATAATAAACAGTAAAGATTTATTTGTAAGCCAATCTTCTTTAACAGGGGAGTCTGAACCTGTTGAAAAATATTCAGTTCTAAAAAATAAAAATGAAAATTTAAATATAAGTGAACTAGATAATATATGTTTATTAGGTACTAATATTATAAGTGGAAGTGCTACTGGAGTAGTTATAGCTACTGGAAATGAAACATATTTTGGAAATATGACTTCAACACTTACAGAAACTAAAAGCTTAACAAGTTTTGAAAGAGGTATAAATAGTGTAAGTATGCTTCTTATAAAGTTTATGTTTATTATGGTTCCTATAGTATTTTTGGTTAATGGTATCACAAAAGGAAATTGGCTACAAGCTTTACTTTTTTCAATATCAATAGCTGTTGGTTTAACTCCAGAAATGCTTCCTATGATTGTTACAACTAATCTTGCTAAGGGTGCTGTAATTATGGCAAAGCATAAAACTGTAGTGAAAAAAATTGATGCTATACAAAATTTTGGTGCAATGGATGTTCTTTGTACTGATAAAACAGGAACTTTAACTCTTGATAAAATTGTTGTTGAAAAATATTTAAATGTACATGGAGAAGAAGATAATAGAGTATTGAGGCATGCTTACTTAAATAGTTTTTATCAGACTGGACTTCGCAATTTAATGGATGTAGCAATATTAAATCATGGTGAAGAAAATGGATTTAAGGAACTTGAAAGAAACTATTTAAAAGTAGATGAAATACCTTTTGATTTTACAAGAAGAAGAATGTCTGTAGTACTAAAAAATAATGAAGGTAAAAGGCAACTTATAACAAAAGGTGCTGTAGAAGAAATGCTTTCAATTTGTACTTTAGCTGAGTACAAAGGTAATGTTGTGGAGCTTAATGAAGATATAAAAAATGAAGTTATTGATATGGTTAAAAAATTAAATAGTGAAGGTATGAGGGTTATTGCAGTAGCACAAAAAAATAATATTCCAGATGAAAATAATTTTAATATAAAAGATGAAAGTAATATGGTTCTTATGGGATATATAGGATTTTTAGATCCTCCAAAGGATTCAGCAAAAGAAGCAATAAAGGCTCTTAAGGAAAATGGAGTAGATGTAAAAATATTAACTGGTGATAATGATGCAGTAACATTAAAAATTTGTAAAGAAGTGGGATTAAAAGCTAATAAGATACTCTTAGGAAATGAAATAGAGGAAATGACAGATGAAGATTTGATTAATATTATTGAGAATATTAATGTTTTTGCAAAGCTTTCTCCTCTTCAAAAATCAAGAATAATAAAATTACTTCAAAATAATGAACACACAGTAGGTTTTATGGGAGATGGTATAAATGATGCTGCAGCTTTGCGTCAGGCGGATGTGGGGATTTCTGTTGATACTGCAGTAGATATAGCGAAAGAATCAGCAGATATAATTTTATTAGAAAAAAATCTTATGGTTTTGGAACAAGGTGTTATTGAAGGCAGAAAAGTTTTTGGAAATATTATAAAGTATATTAAAATGACTGCAAGTTCAAATTTTGGTAACGTATTTAGTGTATTAGTGGCCAGTGCATTTTTACCATTCTTACCAATGCTGCCAATACAGCTTTTGATACAAAATTTATTTTACGATTTATCTCAAGTTGCTATTCCATGGGATACTATGGATGATGAATATTTAAGTAAACCACGAAAATGGAGTGCAGATGATATTGGAAAATTTATGATTTTTATAGGGCCAATAAGTTCTATATTTGATGTATTAACTTATTTAGTAATGTGGTTTATATTTAAGGCTAATACTCCAGCCATGCAATCATTATTCCAATCAGGCTGGTTTATAGAAGGACTGTTATCTCAAACTCTCATTGTACACATGATAAGAACTAAAAAAATACCTTTTATTCAAAGTAGAGCTACAACTCCAGTACTTTTATTAACAGGTATTATAATGGCAGCAGGTGTCCTTATACCATTTACACCTTTTGGAGAGTCTGTAGGGTTACAACCATTACCATTTATGTATTTCCCATGGCTTGTAGGAATTTTATTATCTTATTGTGTATTAACACAATTTATAAAGAATTTATATATTAAAAAATTTAATAGTTGGTTATAA
- a CDS encoding MBL fold metallo-hydrolase produces the protein MELTKIKGNSYYINFPTNIGVYIFKNKNCLLVDTGKNKYDGKKIEEVLLQNGLHPKYIVNTHSHLDHCGGNLLFKENYPGCLTYTSFKEKLFMENHDLNAAMLFSASPIKLIYKSNKDIPVDYILDYGINKINDEKFEVISLKGHSPEQIGFITPEKVCFLGDSIFSDETIKKYSLPYYYDLEESINSLEIIKNIDADFFIISHCDRVLEKDEILDLVDTNMKNINEHINIILDLLDQPLTKEDIFENISILEDLRLNFNQYHLYIGALSAFITYLFHKNLIDYSIEDGKLYYFKKA, from the coding sequence ATGGAACTTACTAAAATTAAAGGAAATTCTTATTATATAAATTTTCCTACAAATATTGGAGTATATATTTTTAAAAATAAAAATTGTTTATTAGTTGATACAGGCAAAAATAAATATGATGGAAAAAAGATAGAAGAAGTTTTATTGCAAAACGGACTCCATCCTAAATATATAGTAAACACTCATAGCCATTTAGATCATTGTGGTGGAAACCTTTTATTTAAAGAAAATTATCCTGGATGTTTAACTTATACATCCTTTAAAGAAAAACTATTTATGGAAAATCATGATTTAAATGCAGCTATGTTATTTTCAGCCTCACCAATTAAACTTATATATAAAAGCAATAAAGATATACCTGTAGATTATATATTAGATTATGGTATAAACAAAATTAATGATGAGAAATTTGAAGTTATAAGTCTTAAAGGACATTCACCTGAACAAATAGGATTTATTACTCCTGAAAAAGTATGTTTTTTAGGAGACAGCATCTTTAGTGATGAGACAATAAAAAAATACTCTCTCCCTTACTACTATGATTTAGAAGAGTCTATAAATAGCTTGGAAATTATAAAAAACATAGATGCTGATTTCTTTATTATAAGTCACTGTGATAGAGTGTTAGAAAAAGATGAGATACTAGATTTAGTAGATACAAATATGAAAAACATAAATGAACATATAAATATAATTTTAGATCTCTTAGATCAGCCCTTAACTAAAGAAGATATATTCGAAAATATTTCAATACTAGAAGATTTAAGATTAAATTTTAATCAGTATCATCTATATATAGGAGCTCTGAGTGCTTTCATAACTTATCTTTTCCATAAAAATCTTATTGATTATTCTATAGAAGATGGAAAACTTTATTATTTTAAAAAAGCATAA
- a CDS encoding aminoacyl-histidine dipeptidase has protein sequence MLENLQPKSVFYFFEELTKIPHGSGDEKKISDYLVNFAKERNLEVIQDESLNVIIRKPATKGYENAPTVIIQGHMDMVCEKVKESDHDFEKDPLKLRIEGDYLYATGTTLGGDDGIAVAYGLAVLDSKNIAHPSIEFVATTSEETGMYGAMGLDTSKLNGKILLNIDSEEEGIFLVSCSGGVNPIVYIPKEYEKATGQSVRIEIKGLNGGHSGMEIIKQRANANKLMGRVLYDLKKNHDFNLVEINGGSKHNAIALHATSVLAIDENEFNEVKNACDKLEETFQNEFRVEDPNIKVVVEKIENGEKQLTKEVTDNIINFLLLVPYGVQTMSKDIEGLVESSLNIGIVESKEDEIKITISVRSSVSSLKLEVVNRIDALCSLIGAKCEKEDEYPAWQFDPESKIKDLCVDIYTKLYEKPEVSAIHAGLECGLFKGTMKDTDMISFGPDLYDVHTPNERLSISSVERIWNFLVELLKNIK, from the coding sequence ATGCTAGAAAATTTACAACCCAAGTCAGTATTTTATTTTTTTGAGGAATTAACAAAGATACCACATGGATCAGGTGATGAGAAAAAAATAAGTGATTATTTGGTCAATTTTGCAAAAGAAAGAAATTTAGAAGTTATTCAAGATGAATCTTTAAATGTAATTATAAGAAAGCCAGCTACAAAAGGATATGAAAATGCTCCTACTGTAATTATTCAGGGACATATGGATATGGTTTGTGAGAAAGTTAAAGAAAGTGACCATGATTTTGAAAAAGATCCTTTAAAATTAAGAATAGAGGGAGATTATTTATATGCTACAGGTACAACATTAGGGGGAGATGATGGTATTGCTGTTGCTTATGGGCTAGCTGTCTTAGATTCAAAGAATATAGCACACCCAAGTATAGAATTTGTTGCGACAACTTCAGAAGAAACAGGTATGTACGGTGCTATGGGGTTAGATACTTCTAAATTAAATGGTAAAATTTTATTAAATATTGATTCAGAAGAGGAAGGAATATTTTTAGTTAGTTGTTCTGGTGGAGTAAATCCTATAGTGTATATACCAAAAGAATATGAAAAAGCTACAGGTCAATCTGTAAGAATAGAAATAAAAGGATTGAACGGTGGACATTCAGGCATGGAAATTATAAAGCAAAGAGCAAATGCTAACAAATTAATGGGAAGAGTTTTATATGATTTAAAGAAAAATCATGATTTTAATCTTGTTGAAATAAATGGTGGCTCAAAACATAATGCTATTGCATTACATGCAACTTCAGTGTTAGCAATAGATGAAAATGAATTTAATGAAGTTAAAAATGCTTGTGATAAATTAGAAGAAACCTTTCAAAATGAATTTAGGGTGGAAGATCCAAATATAAAAGTTGTAGTTGAAAAAATAGAAAATGGAGAAAAGCAATTAACTAAAGAAGTAACAGATAATATAATAAATTTCCTATTATTAGTTCCTTATGGAGTTCAAACTATGAGTAAAGATATAGAAGGTTTAGTTGAAAGTAGTTTAAATATTGGTATAGTTGAAAGTAAAGAAGATGAAATTAAGATTACAATATCTGTTAGAAGTTCAGTAAGCAGTTTAAAATTAGAAGTTGTAAATAGAATAGATGCTTTATGTTCATTAATAGGTGCAAAATGTGAAAAAGAAGATGAGTATCCAGCATGGCAATTTGATCCAGAATCTAAAATAAAAGATTTATGTGTTGATATATACACTAAACTGTATGAAAAACCAGAAGTATCAGCTATACATGCAGGATTAGAATGTGGATTATTTAAAGGTACTATGAAAGATACGGATATGATAAGTTTTGGTCCAGATTTATATGATGTTCATACTCCAAATGAACGTTTAAGTATATCATCAGTAGAAAGAATATGGAACTTCCTAGTGGAGTTATTAAAGAATATAAAATAG
- the ribD gene encoding bifunctional diaminohydroxyphosphoribosylaminopyrimidine deaminase/5-amino-6-(5-phosphoribosylamino)uracil reductase RibD, with protein sequence MEGYDFYMKEALNLAKKGIGKVNPNPKVGAIVVKDNKIIGKGYHKYFGGPHAEVYALKEAGEKAKGATIYVTLEPCSHYGKTPPCAEAIVKAGISKVVIAMKDPNPLVEGKGVDILKRNEIEVVTGIMEKESKELNEVFIKHITKKEPFVILKTASTLDGKIATKKGESKWITGEASRYRVHQIRNNLSGIMVGIGTIIKDDPLLTTRIEGGRSPKAIIVDSNLRIPLESKILKTIDERTIYVFTTKKHNNISKKNMLEKLGVKVLEFQENEEGKVPLKEVIQYLGKNGMDSILLEGGSTLNFSALKEGIIDKVMCFISPKIMGGKDSKNMIGGNGVENLKDIFMLKDLKFEQVGQDILIEGYVDR encoded by the coding sequence ATGGAAGGCTATGATTTTTATATGAAAGAAGCCTTGAATTTAGCTAAAAAAGGTATAGGGAAAGTTAATCCTAACCCTAAAGTAGGAGCTATAGTTGTAAAAGATAATAAAATAATTGGAAAAGGTTATCATAAGTATTTTGGAGGACCTCATGCAGAAGTTTATGCTCTTAAAGAAGCTGGAGAAAAAGCTAAAGGTGCTACTATATATGTTACATTGGAGCCTTGTTCACATTATGGGAAAACTCCACCTTGTGCAGAGGCAATAGTAAAGGCGGGAATATCTAAAGTTGTTATAGCTATGAAAGATCCCAATCCATTAGTTGAAGGTAAGGGAGTAGACATTTTAAAAAGAAATGAAATAGAAGTTGTAACAGGTATTATGGAAAAAGAAAGTAAAGAATTAAATGAAGTATTTATAAAGCATATAACTAAAAAAGAACCTTTTGTTATTTTAAAAACTGCTTCTACATTAGATGGAAAGATTGCCACAAAAAAAGGAGAGTCAAAATGGATAACCGGAGAAGCGTCAAGATATAGAGTACACCAAATAAGAAATAATTTATCAGGGATAATGGTGGGAATAGGAACAATCATAAAAGATGATCCTCTTTTAACTACAAGGATAGAAGGAGGAAGAAGTCCAAAGGCAATAATAGTAGATTCTAATCTTAGAATTCCCTTAGAATCTAAAATATTAAAAACTATTGACGAAAGAACTATATATGTATTTACAACTAAAAAACATAATAATATATCTAAAAAAAATATGCTAGAAAAGTTAGGGGTAAAAGTTTTGGAGTTTCAAGAAAATGAAGAAGGAAAAGTTCCATTAAAAGAAGTGATTCAATATTTAGGTAAAAATGGAATGGACAGCATTCTTTTGGAGGGAGGTAGTACATTGAATTTCTCTGCACTAAAAGAAGGGATAATAGATAAAGTTATGTGTTTTATATCACCTAAAATAATGGGCGGTAAAGATTCTAAGAATATGATAGGCGGAAATGGAGTAGAAAATTTAAAAGATATATTTATGTTGAAAGATTTAAAGTTTGAACAAGTAGGGCAAGATATACTTATCGAAGGGTACGTGGATAGGTAA
- the ribE gene encoding riboflavin synthase, protein MFTGIVEEIGKILKIEEGKDFLHITIEGNKVLKSLNLGHSVAVNGVCLTVTNFSNNSFTADVMAETLRKSSLKALSKGSLVNLERAVTLNKPLGGHIVSGHIDGTGEIIYIKKEGIATLLEIEAKENLLKYMVPKGSIALDGVSLTLVDVKEKSFTVSLIPHTKEATILINKNIGYIINIECDVLGKYIYKFIHLKDDDEKEASKNNISLDFLTKTGFI, encoded by the coding sequence TTGTTTACAGGCATAGTTGAAGAAATTGGGAAAATATTAAAAATAGAAGAAGGAAAGGATTTTCTCCATATAACTATAGAAGGCAATAAAGTTTTAAAATCATTAAATTTAGGCCATAGTGTAGCAGTAAATGGAGTATGCCTTACAGTAACTAATTTTAGTAATAATAGCTTTACTGCAGATGTTATGGCAGAAACTTTGAGAAAAAGTAGTCTAAAAGCATTATCAAAGGGTAGCTTGGTTAATTTAGAAAGAGCTGTAACTTTAAACAAGCCTTTAGGAGGACATATAGTATCTGGCCATATAGATGGAACAGGGGAAATAATATACATTAAAAAAGAAGGTATTGCTACTTTATTAGAAATAGAGGCTAAAGAAAATTTGCTGAAATATATGGTTCCTAAAGGTTCTATAGCACTAGATGGGGTAAGCTTAACATTAGTAGATGTAAAAGAAAAAAGTTTTACTGTATCTTTAATACCACATACAAAGGAAGCAACTATATTAATTAATAAAAATATAGGTTACATAATTAATATAGAATGTGATGTTTTAGGCAAATATATATATAAATTTATCCATTTAAAGGATGATGATGAAAAGGAAGCTAGCAAAAATAATATAAGCTTAGATTTCTTAACTAAAACGGGGTTTATATAA